A region from the Pseudomonas sp. KU26590 genome encodes:
- a CDS encoding AraC family transcriptional regulator has product MAIAAPPDLSNTAVPVRPLSRTYPRGLYIEPHEHEWGQVLYAMSGVMWVETPNEALVVPPQRAVWLPPGVPHGIRVVSDLEMRNIYLRPALARTLDNTVQVLEVGRLMRELIVGLVTEQDKESDYYDAVVNLALLELKRARRSLLKVPMPDDSDRRLMSVCQAVMIEPSIDVSFEQHAENAGASVRTLSRLFQSVLGMGFAEWRRQVQLATSVAEIIQGVPVNAIARSMGYSPSSFSDMFRRELGMSPSQYPAVDPSH; this is encoded by the coding sequence CCGCGCGGGTTGTACATCGAGCCCCACGAGCATGAGTGGGGGCAGGTGCTCTACGCGATGTCGGGCGTGATGTGGGTCGAGACGCCCAACGAAGCGCTGGTCGTGCCGCCGCAGCGCGCGGTCTGGTTGCCGCCCGGCGTCCCCCACGGCATCCGCGTGGTGTCGGATCTGGAAATGCGCAATATCTACCTGCGCCCGGCGCTCGCCCGAACCCTCGACAACACCGTTCAGGTGCTGGAAGTCGGTCGCTTAATGCGCGAGCTGATCGTCGGTCTGGTGACCGAGCAGGACAAGGAATCGGATTACTACGATGCCGTAGTCAACCTGGCCTTGCTAGAACTCAAACGCGCCCGGCGTTCGCTGCTGAAAGTGCCGATGCCCGATGACAGCGACCGCAGGCTGATGAGCGTCTGCCAGGCGGTGATGATCGAGCCGTCCATCGACGTGTCATTCGAGCAGCACGCGGAAAACGCCGGTGCCAGTGTGCGAACGTTGTCCCGGCTGTTTCAGTCAGTGCTTGGCATGGGCTTCGCCGAATGGCGGCGACAGGTGCAACTGGCGACCTCGGTGGCGGAGATCATTCAGGGCGTGCCGGTCAACGCCATTGCTCGGTCGATGGGGTATTCGCCGAGCAGCTTCAGCGACATGTTCCGCCGCGAGCTCGGCATGTCCCCCTCTCAGTACCCAGCCGTTGATCCGTCCCACTGA
- a CDS encoding DUF1427 family protein → MSYVISLAIGIAVGLLYGLLDFRSPAPPLVALVGLLGMQAGEWLWPVGKQFLSNLAS, encoded by the coding sequence ATGAGCTACGTCATTTCCCTCGCCATCGGTATCGCCGTCGGTTTGCTGTACGGCCTGCTGGATTTCCGTTCACCCGCACCGCCTCTGGTCGCACTGGTTGGCCTGCTCGGCATGCAAGCCGGTGAATGGCTGTGGCCGGTGGGCAAGCAGTTCTTGTCCAATCTGGCGTCCTGA